One Anolis carolinensis isolate JA03-04 chromosome 5, rAnoCar3.1.pri, whole genome shotgun sequence DNA segment encodes these proteins:
- the LOC103278930 gene encoding eukaryotic translation initiation factor 5B-like, which translates to MKERVWDQVQEINELLQDRDGESRGWNELSQQYSRDNMDEDYYLNFLAEQVKELKRRKERTEKEKTEEKGSSQEQMSQLREIQWPGVENVSKLDNVAKKQVLAEELATLPDKFEEARGEAKHRVEALESVAQIKEMAERKELLRGKCTRMENTTRMENIESLGKKVEERIKEMAEMVEKVKELSKVEQEREAKLKKLFSEILNLQSERRGPWLHYKMPQATVSLCREDRENEEDLR; encoded by the exons ATGAAGGAACGAGTGTGGGACCAGGTCCAGGAGATCAACGAGCTCCTTCAAGACAGAGATGGCGAGAGCCGCGGATGGAATGAGCTGAGCCAGCAATACAGCCGGGACAACATGGACGAGGACTACTATCTCAACTTCTTGGCCGAACAAGTGAAAGAACTcaagaggagaaaagagagaacgGAGAAGGAGAAAACGGAGGAGAAAGGGTCTTCTCAGGAGCAAATGAGCCAACTTAGAGAGATCCAATGGCCGGGAGTGGAGAATGTCTCAAAGCTGGACAACGTGGCCAAGAAGCAGGTCTTGGCCGAGGAGCTGGCCACGCTCCCGGATAAATTTGAGGAGGCCAGGGGCGAAGCCAAGCACAGGGTGGAGGCTCTCGAGAGCGTGGCGCAGATAAAGGAGATGGCAGAGCGCAAGGAGTTACTGAGGGGCAAGTGTACGAGGATGGAGAACACCACGAGGATGGAGAACATCGAGAGCCTGGGCAAGAAGGTGGAGGAGCGGATAAAGGAGATGGCGGAGATGGTGGAGAAGgtgaaggagctctccaaggttgaGCAAGAGAGGGAAGCCAAG CTCAAGAAGCTTTTCAGTGAAATTCTGAACCTCCAGAGTGAACGCAGGGGCCCCTGGCTGCATTACAAG